In the genome of Arabidopsis thaliana chromosome 4, partial sequence, the window NNNNNNNNNNNNNNNNNNNNNNNNNNNNNNNNNNNNNNNNNNNNNNNNNNNNNNNNNNNNNNNNNNNNNNNNNNNNNNNNNNNNNNNNNNNNNNNNNNNNNNNNNNNNNNNNNNNNNNNNNNNNNNNNNNNNNNNNNNNNNNNNNNNNNNNNNNNNNNNNNNNNNNNNNNNNNNNNNNNNNNNNNNNNNNNNNNNNNNNNNNNNNNNNNNNNNNNNNNNNNNNNNNNNNNNNNNNNNNNNNNNNNNNNNNNNNNNNNNNNNNNNNNNNNNNNNNNNNNNNNNNNNNNNNNNNNNNNNNNNNNNNNNNNNNNNNNNNNNNNNNNNNNNNNNNNNNNNNNNNNNNNNNNNNNNNNNNNNNNNNNNNNNNNNNNNNNNNNNNNNNNNNNNNNNNNNNNNNNNNNNNNNNNNNNNNNNNNNNNNNNNNNNNNNNNNNNNNNNNNNNNNNNNNNNNNNNNNNNNNNNNNNNNNNNNNNNNNNNNNNNNNNNNNNNNNNNNNNNNNNNNNNNNNNNNNNNNNNNNNNNNNNNNNNNNNNNNNNNNNNNNNNNNNNNNNNNNNNNNNNNNNNNNNNNNNNNNNNNNNNNNNNNNNNNNNNNNNNNNNNNNNNNNNNNNNNNNNNNNNNNNNNNNNNNNNNNNNNNNNNNNNNNNNNNNNNNNNNNNNNNNNNNNNNNNNNNNNNNNNNNNNNNNNNNNNNNNNNNNNNNNNNNNNNNNNNNNNNNNNNNNNNNNNNNNNNNNNNNNNNNNNNNNNNNNNNNNNNNNNNNNNNNNNNNNNNNNNNNNNNNNNNNNNNNNNNGGACAGCGGAATCCTCGACCCGGTTGAGGAATGGTCGACGAAAATCTATCGGGTTCGAGGATTCGTCGACCAGGTGTTGGAATCGTCGACCGAGTCTGAGAATTCGTAGACCAGGACGGCGGAATCCTCGACAATGACGAGGTATGGTCGAGGAAAATCTATCGGGTTCGAGGATTCGTCTACCAGGTGATGGAATCCTCGACCAGGACAAAGAATTCGTCGACCAGGGGTGGAATTGTTGTTATTCCGATCATGAGAGCGGATATCAGTACAGATCCGACGCTGGTGAAAAAGATCACGGCGATCGTGGATAGTATCAAGCCACCGAGAGTCTCGTATTCGGAGAAAGATCGGCCGATGAGGATAAGAGGTCGATCGGATGGACGGAAGAGGTAGAGGAAGAGCCATGAAGCGGCGAGGCATAGGAGGAGGATGAGCGAGAATGGGTGGGCGGGAAGAGAGAAACTGATGATCAGAGCGATGATGCAGACGTAATTCACCCTGAAATAAGAGGAGTTCTTCCAGAATCGCGTCATGGCCTCGAAGACAGAGTCAAGCTTGGTGAAAAGCAGATCGTTCGAGGAGCTCTGACCACGGCCGGCTACGAGATAGACCACCACGAACCGTCTTGGTCACACTGTTGACAAATGCATGGACGGTTGGAGGTTGTGATTCCACCACATCAGTTACAATCGGAGGCTGATCCGGACTTGGCTGTTGCGGTGGTGGAAATCGGAAGCACAGGGGGATTTGTGGACACCATTCGATTTTGTTCTTTAGGGATTTCAAGATTGGAAAATTTTAGGAGACGATTGATTTGGAAGTCGGTGAAGTTTCGGTAGTgttatgtatttattttttttgtcataagcGGTAGCGTTATGTATTTGTAAGATCACATTAAGCGTCTTTCAACTTTGATTATACGCATTGCTTCATCTGATATCTAATCCATATTTTGATCAAAGTGacatttgataaaataaaataaaactaacctattaatattataactgaggttatttttttagaaaaaagatAGCTAGCTACACGAATTATACGAGAATACATGGTCACATGCCAAGTATATTATTGTATCCTTAACTACACGAAATTTATGTATTGCATGGCCACATATATGAACTATACTACGTCATGTGGCTAACATCATAGACATATAATTCCGGTATATCGACTGGTTGACTCTGGCTTTGACTAACATTGACCGGcgttgaccaacaaaaaatttcagaaaaaaactttaaaatagtttttaatattaaaaaataagaaactgtttttaggttttgtataagaaaaaaaattctattttcAGCATAGAtagatttgtatttttatccattaaattttataataattagtaaaaagtcattattaaattttaaaatattaaaatggaaaaatattatttgaacaATTAAGTAGGAAATTGCTTAAATTTATATTGTCAATTAAAAAACCTTAATTTCtatactatttttattattattttgtatttctcaACCACAAAAATTATTAGAAGAAAACGTAATACGTAtgaattctatttttataaaaaaatttgctgaaataaaaatgttagatcaaacaacaaaatttgtgCCTTTCTGGTTAATGTGGAGAATATGGAAGAGTAGGAATGATCTTGTATTCAACCGGAAAAGGACTGATTTCTATACTACAGTAGAATCCGCTCTCACTGACACGAAAGAATGGCTGGGTAATATACCAAcgaaagaagatgatcaaggAAATGCATTGTCGCCTACGAAGAGACACACTAAGTGGagccccccccccccccccccccaaaaGTGATTGGCTAAAGTGCAATTATGATGCTTCTCACCATACGGGGAATACAATGTCTGGACTAGGGTGGCTTATCCGCAACTCTCATGGCACGGTTTTGGAATGCGGTATGGGGTAGTTTCAAGGTCGAATGACTCCAGAAGAAGTTGAATGCTCGACACTTATCTGGGCTATTCAAGCCGCTAGGGCCTATGGGTATACAAAGGTGATCTTTGAAGGTGataacataaatattaatCGACTAATTAACCAGAAGTCTCCAAATCCCCGACTACAACACTATCTTGATATCATATACAGTTGGATCCCAACTTTTACATCAGTAAAGTTCACCTTCAAGCATCGGGAACAAAATGCACGTGCGGATCTTTTAGCTAAGAAAGCTATTTCAGCGGATACTCATTGGTCTCTGTTTCACTCATGTccatattttctttatcatcttGTAAACAACGATATCTCTTAAAGTTCTAATAAAGTttttagaaggaaaaaaaaatgttagattttttttctttttataaaataaaaggaaaaattgcaagttttttgttttattatatttttaatttagttttgaaattgagaaaaatatatttatattgtatataaaatatttttttattatacagcaggaaaaaataattcttattttttaataataaaaataatttttaagatttttttgaattttttgttggtcaaagCCGGAATCAACTACTCAGTTTACCGAAATTGTATGTCTATGGTGTTAACCACATAACATCGTATAGTTCATATATGTGGTCATGCAATACATCTACTTTGTGTAGCTGAAGATACAATAATATAGTTAGGCAAAGTGCATTTCACCATTACTGTTCCGGTCATAGGAAGTTTCcctgatagaaaaaaaaaataacacaatgTTGCTCTTTCATAAGGAGTTGTAGACTTGACAATGTcaaatccttttttctttgataacaTTCATCTTCGAATTCTAAACATAATTATATCTAACGAGTAGACAAAAACTACATAACCATTGTTTCCCCTGATAAGTTGTAGCATCATATATAGCATAAATGTTATTTCTTAATGCAACTTCATCAAACCTTTAGATATGTTTACAACACAAAATAATTCAAAGTTACTTGATCAATGAGAGTAGATCATACatttcaaatttcagaaaTTGATGTAGCAAAATGGGCTTTAATAGATACAATCAGCAGAGGGTTAGATAActtataaacaaaacttaagaGAAGAGGTGGGGTATGATTTATCTTCAGCATGAAGGTGATTTACAAGCACCGATTATAGATAAGACTCTTTGCCGAAGTTCATGAATGACCTGAAAATTGAGCAAACCAAGAAGGCTTAATACAAAAGACCAATCTTTTTGAACCGAATAATTATAGAAAGAGGAAGTCGACGAGAACGAACGGATTTGGAAGAAGAGAGCTTAGCCCATGTTTGGATATGGGCACTGCTGGTTTTGAGGTGAGAAGAGTAGGCAGCTTCTGCGTTTATGAAGTAGACTGAGTTCTCTGCTGCCTCAGCAACCCAAATTTCGTTTGTCACATCCTTTGCTCTTTTAATTAGATTGCAAAATCCGACCTGCCAAAAATTAAGACCCATAACAAgcatatatttttcaaaatttaatctcTTGGTGCATATTCTCTCTGTGTAAAACTAGACAAAGATTAGAATTTGTACATACCACGGATCCAACCAAATTATGGCTGATGTGGGAAACAGAGCTATCATCCATGAATGAGGTGCTGAAGCTTATAGCAAGAAGACTGTTTGAGATTTCCCCTGAATGTTGTGCGGATCCATCTGTCACAAACACCCACTGCTTCTTTTGTAGAACATCCGTGTATGCATTTCCAACATATACAACGTACGCAGCGATATCAAATTCACTGAAGGACATAATTAGAGATGACAGGGTATAGATTAGCAAAGTGCGGTAAAGAGTGTTTCATAAAAAGCTTGGACTACTGAGATTAACCTTGAAAGAGGAATTTCACCAAGATTTGACAAAGAGATTGGTTTACGAGGGTTGAAAAAGGGCCTGAAAACATCATCAGGGAAATTGAACAA includes:
- a CDS encoding PRA1 (Prenylated rab acceptor) family protein (PRA1 (Prenylated rab acceptor) family protein; FUNCTIONS IN: molecular_function unknown; INVOLVED IN: biological_process unknown; LOCATED IN: endomembrane system; CONTAINS InterPro DOMAIN/s: Prenylated rab acceptor PRA1 (InterPro:IPR004895); BEST Arabidopsis thaliana protein match is: prenylated RAB acceptor 1.B5 (TAIR:AT5G01640.1); Has 274 Blast hits to 274 proteins in 24 species: Archae - 0; Bacteria - 0; Metazoa - 2; Fungi - 0; Plants - 272; Viruses - 0; Other Eukaryotes - 0 (source: NCBI BLink).); the protein is MTRFWKNSSYFRVNYVCIIALIISFSLPAHPFSLILLLCLAASWLFLYLFRPSDRPLILIGRSFSEYETLGGLILSTIAVIFFTSVGSVLISALMIGITTIPPLVDEFFVLVEDSITW